The following coding sequences are from one Paracoccus alcaliphilus window:
- a CDS encoding ATP12 family chaperone protein gives MSEWKARRFWKLASIRRTAEGWEVVLDDRPLRTPGKQPLILPTEALASAIGAEWDAQADVIDPGAMPLTRAANSAIERVRPNTAAVADMLAEYGGTDLLSYRAEQPEELVQRQAEAWDPLIDWAATGLQAPLRITHGILPVAQDPAVLARLRGHLDGLDEFALTALHDLVTLPGSLVIGLAVLHQRIDADEAFRLSRIDETFQAERWGSDEEAEEAAANRRHAMLTAARFRSLSRAG, from the coding sequence ATGAGCGAATGGAAGGCCCGGCGTTTCTGGAAACTGGCCTCGATCCGCAGAACGGCCGAGGGGTGGGAGGTCGTGCTGGACGACCGCCCCCTGCGCACGCCCGGCAAGCAACCGCTGATCCTGCCAACCGAGGCCCTTGCCAGCGCCATCGGCGCCGAATGGGATGCGCAGGCGGATGTGATCGACCCCGGCGCGATGCCGCTGACCCGGGCCGCGAACTCGGCCATCGAAAGGGTGCGTCCCAATACTGCCGCCGTGGCCGACATGCTGGCCGAATATGGCGGCACCGACCTGCTGTCCTATCGGGCAGAGCAGCCCGAGGAACTGGTGCAACGTCAGGCCGAAGCCTGGGATCCGCTGATCGACTGGGCCGCGACGGGCTTGCAGGCGCCGTTGCGGATCACCCACGGCATCCTGCCCGTGGCGCAGGATCCGGCGGTGCTGGCGCGGCTGCGCGGCCATCTGGACGGGCTGGACGAATTCGCGCTGACCGCGCTGCATGACCTTGTGACATTGCCCGGATCGTTGGTCATCGGGCTGGCCGTCCTGCATCAGCGCATCGACGCGGACGAGGCCTTCCGGCTGTCGCGCATCGACGAGACATTCCAGGCCGAACGCTGGGGCAGCGACGAAGAGGCTGAAGAGGCCGCCGCGAATCGCCGCCATGCCATGCTGACCGCGGCGCGGTTCCGCAGCCTGTCGCGCGCCGGTTGA
- a CDS encoding HAD-IA family hydrolase, with the protein MKLIVFDVDGTLIDSQNMICASMVQAFDAAGQSAPEREAILSIVGLSLPVAVARLAPALGAVEQDSIVAGYRAAFIAARTAGHSPLYQGALECLDALARRDDWLLSIATGKARRGLDAMIAAHGLQGRFICTQTADEHPSKPHPSMLQRILSQTGIDARDAVMIGDTSFDIEMAQAAGMAGFGVGWGYHPPQILTDAGASLVAGDFPALTRALEEWAQ; encoded by the coding sequence ATGAAACTGATCGTTTTCGATGTCGATGGCACGCTGATCGACAGCCAGAACATGATCTGCGCCTCTATGGTGCAGGCCTTTGACGCGGCGGGGCAGTCCGCGCCGGAACGAGAGGCGATCCTGTCCATTGTCGGCTTGTCGCTGCCCGTCGCTGTGGCGCGGCTGGCCCCGGCGCTTGGCGCGGTCGAGCAGGACAGCATCGTCGCAGGCTATCGCGCGGCCTTCATCGCGGCGCGGACGGCGGGGCATTCGCCGCTGTATCAGGGCGCGCTGGAGTGTCTGGACGCGCTGGCCCGGCGCGACGACTGGCTGCTGAGCATCGCCACCGGCAAGGCACGGCGCGGGCTGGATGCGATGATCGCGGCGCATGGCTTGCAAGGCCGGTTCATCTGCACGCAGACCGCGGATGAACATCCGTCCAAGCCGCATCCGTCGATGTTGCAACGCATCCTGTCGCAGACCGGGATCGACGCGCGGGACGCGGTAATGATCGGCGACACGAGCTTTGACATCGAGATGGCGCAGGCGGCGGGCATGGCTGGTTTCGGCGTCGGTTGGGGCTATCACCCGCCGCAGATCCTGACGGACGCCGGGGCGTCGCTGGTGGCGGGCGATTTTCCCGCGCTGACCCGCGCGCTCGAGGAGTGGGCGCAATGA
- a CDS encoding RluA family pseudouridine synthase, whose product MSGVQVIVIGMDEGEQRLDRWLKKRFPQLTQGAVEKLCRTGQLRINGGRVKPATRIEAGQEVRVPPLPDATPATAQAPRPRIAESDQQMIQRAVLWRDEHIIALNKPPGLPSQGGSGQGNRHVDGLAEALKFGFKDRPKLVHRLDKDTSGVLLLARTDRIARALSEAFRSRATRKIYWAAVAGVPNPRMGTIRFGLVKAPGHGRGGEGEKMLAVHPRDIDRTEGAKRATTDYAVLDALGTRASWCALVPITGRTHQLRAHMAEMGHPIVGDGKYGGSGQENLGDGWGAQLGGEISRKLHLHARSLSFDHPITKKRVTLTAPLPDHMRRTWQSLGWHENDVPDDPFAETE is encoded by the coding sequence ATGAGCGGCGTTCAGGTGATCGTCATCGGCATGGACGAGGGCGAGCAGCGCCTTGATCGCTGGCTGAAGAAGCGTTTCCCGCAACTGACGCAGGGCGCGGTGGAAAAGCTGTGCCGCACCGGGCAGTTGCGCATCAATGGTGGCCGGGTCAAACCCGCGACCCGGATCGAGGCGGGGCAGGAAGTGCGCGTGCCGCCCTTGCCCGACGCCACCCCCGCCACGGCGCAGGCGCCCCGTCCGCGCATCGCCGAGAGCGATCAGCAGATGATCCAGCGCGCGGTGCTGTGGCGGGACGAACATATCATCGCGCTGAACAAGCCGCCGGGTCTGCCGTCGCAGGGCGGCAGCGGGCAGGGCAACCGCCATGTCGATGGGCTGGCCGAGGCGCTGAAATTCGGTTTCAAGGATCGGCCCAAGCTGGTTCATCGGCTGGACAAGGACACCTCTGGCGTGCTGCTGCTGGCCCGTACCGACCGCATCGCGCGCGCCCTGTCCGAGGCGTTCCGGTCCCGCGCCACCCGCAAGATCTATTGGGCCGCCGTCGCCGGCGTGCCCAATCCGCGCATGGGCACGATCCGCTTTGGTCTGGTCAAGGCACCGGGTCACGGGCGGGGCGGCGAGGGCGAGAAGATGCTGGCCGTCCACCCGCGCGACATCGACAGGACCGAGGGCGCCAAGCGCGCGACCACCGATTACGCGGTGCTGGACGCGCTGGGAACGCGGGCCAGCTGGTGCGCGCTGGTGCCGATCACCGGCCGCACCCATCAGCTGCGCGCCCATATGGCCGAGATGGGCCACCCGATCGTGGGCGACGGCAAATATGGTGGCTCGGGTCAGGAAAACCTTGGCGATGGCTGGGGCGCGCAGCTGGGCGGAGAGATCAGCCGCAAGCTGCATCTGCACGCTCGCAGCCTGTCCTTCGATCACCCGATCACCAAAAAGCGCGTCACCCTGACCGCGCCCTTGCCCGATCACATGCGGCGCACATGGCAATCGCTTGGCTGGCACGAGAACGACGTGCCCGACGATCCCTTTGCGGAGACTGAATGA
- the crcB gene encoding fluoride efflux transporter CrcB produces MMNPFLQVAIGGAFGSVARYAVYRAMPVGASGFPVATMAVNVAGSFLMGLLTALMALRWGHAYAPLLATGVLGGFTTFSAFSLDAATLWEQGQPGAAGIYVLGSVLLCLLAVGAGLIIGRGIWA; encoded by the coding sequence ATGATGAATCCATTCCTTCAGGTGGCGATTGGCGGGGCGTTCGGCTCGGTTGCGCGCTATGCGGTCTATCGGGCGATGCCGGTGGGCGCTTCGGGCTTTCCGGTGGCGACGATGGCCGTCAATGTGGCGGGCAGTTTCCTGATGGGGCTGCTGACCGCGCTGATGGCGCTGCGCTGGGGTCATGCCTATGCGCCGCTGCTGGCGACCGGCGTCCTTGGCGGGTTTACCACGTTTTCGGCCTTTTCGCTGGATGCCGCAACGCTGTGGGAACAGGGCCAGCCGGGGGCTGCGGGGATCTATGTTCTGGGGTCGGTCCTGCTGTGCCTGCTGGCCGTCGGGGCGGGACTGATCATCGGCAGGGGGATATGGGCATGA